One window of Pseudomonas sp. ML2-2023-3 genomic DNA carries:
- the hslV gene encoding ATP-dependent protease subunit HslV: MTTIVSVRRHGKVVMAGDGQVSLGNTVMKGNAKKVRRLYHGQVIAGFAGATADAFTLFERFEGQLEKHQGHLVRAAVELAKEWRTDRSLSRLEAMLAVANKDASLIITGNGDVVEPEDGLIAMGSGGAFAQAAARALLMKTDLSAREIAETALGIAGDICVFTNHNITIEEQDLAE; encoded by the coding sequence TTGACCACCATCGTTTCAGTACGCCGCCACGGCAAAGTCGTCATGGCTGGCGACGGCCAGGTTTCTCTTGGCAATACCGTGATGAAAGGCAACGCGAAAAAAGTCCGCCGTCTCTATCACGGCCAGGTAATCGCCGGTTTCGCCGGTGCCACCGCAGATGCATTCACTCTGTTCGAACGTTTTGAAGGCCAACTTGAAAAGCATCAAGGCCATCTGGTTCGCGCCGCTGTCGAGTTGGCCAAAGAATGGCGTACCGACCGCTCGCTGAGTCGCCTGGAAGCCATGCTGGCAGTTGCCAACAAGGACGCATCCCTGATCATCACCGGTAACGGTGACGTGGTTGAGCCCGAAGACGGCTTGATCGCAATGGGTTCGGGCGGTGCATTTGCCCAGGCTGCAGCCCGCGCCCTGCTGATGAAAACCGATCTGTCGGCCCGCGAAATCGCTGAAACAGCACTCGGTATTGCTGGCGACATCTGCGTGTTCACCAACCACAACATCACTATTGAGGAGCAGGACCTCGCTGAATAA
- a CDS encoding SPOR domain-containing protein — protein sequence MAAKKKPAPKRGASRYQAPAKKPIPGWLWMAIGLTVGAFIVFLMKLEPGQGDDVKRVKQEQVKATKAAEANKTAPSPTQPAKPKYDFYTLLPESEVIVPPEAVPEKTLPTPQTAPLAPVTPAEAAKIDTARAQAALSGITPPPAPPVVKAAPVTKFFLQAGSFRKQADAEKVRAQIILLGQTATVEAGTVKDETWYRVLVGPFSNRDQLTVAQKQLAGGGFNNLLLQQRR from the coding sequence TTGGCAGCCAAGAAAAAACCTGCACCCAAGCGCGGCGCCAGTCGGTACCAGGCACCGGCTAAAAAGCCTATTCCGGGCTGGCTATGGATGGCCATCGGCCTGACCGTTGGCGCATTTATCGTGTTTTTGATGAAGCTTGAGCCCGGCCAGGGCGACGACGTCAAACGGGTCAAGCAAGAGCAGGTCAAAGCCACGAAAGCGGCGGAAGCCAACAAGACAGCGCCTAGCCCGACCCAGCCGGCCAAACCCAAGTACGACTTCTACACCCTGCTGCCCGAGTCTGAAGTGATCGTGCCGCCAGAAGCCGTACCCGAGAAGACCCTGCCAACGCCGCAAACCGCGCCGCTGGCACCGGTCACGCCGGCTGAAGCTGCAAAAATCGACACCGCCCGCGCCCAGGCAGCCCTGAGCGGTATTACACCGCCTCCTGCGCCGCCTGTCGTAAAAGCGGCGCCGGTCACCAAGTTCTTCCTGCAAGCGGGCTCGTTCCGCAAACAGGCCGATGCTGAAAAGGTACGGGCGCAAATCATCCTGCTGGGCCAGACCGCTACGGTTGAAGCCGGTACGGTAAAAGACGAAACCTGGTACCGGGTGCTGGTCGGTCCGTTCAGCAACCGCGATCAATTGACCGTGGCCCAAAAGCAATTGGCGGGCGGCGGATTCAACAACTTGCTGCTGCAACAACGACGCTGA
- the argS gene encoding arginine--tRNA ligase: MKDTIRQLIQQALAQLVTEGVLPEGLTPAIQVENARDKTHGDFASNIAMMLAKPAGMKPRDLAEKIIAALPADEQISKTEIAGPGFLNFFQNTQALASRLDAALADPKIGVRKATPAMRTVVDMSAPNLAKEMHVGHLRSTIIGDGVARVLEFLGDDVIRQNHVGDWGTQFGMLMAYLEENPITSDELSDLENFYRAAKKRFDESPEFADRARSLVVKLQAGDPDCLALWTKFKDISLSHCQKIYEQLNVKLTMADVMGESAYNDDLINVVNDLKAKGMLVESNGAQCVFLDEFKNADGEPLPVIIVKADGGYLYATTDLAAIRYRSGVLKADRALYFVDQRQALHFQQVFAVARKAGFITHPMEMEHMGFGTMNGADGRPFKTRDGGTVKLIDLLNEAKERAYTLVKEKNPELAEDELRAIAKVVGIGAVKYADLSKHRTSDYSFNFDLMLNFEGNTAPYLLYAYTRVAGVFRKLGKGFEEVQGQIVLEAAQEHELAAKLAQFGEVLNNVAEKGTPHTLCTYLYEVAGLFSSFYENCPILSAENEAQKQSRLRLAALAGRTLKQGLELLGLETLERM; the protein is encoded by the coding sequence ATGAAAGACACCATTCGCCAGCTGATTCAACAAGCCCTAGCTCAACTCGTCACAGAAGGTGTGTTGCCTGAAGGCCTGACGCCAGCGATTCAGGTGGAAAACGCCCGTGACAAAACCCACGGCGACTTCGCCAGCAATATCGCCATGATGCTGGCCAAGCCTGCGGGCATGAAGCCCCGTGATCTGGCTGAAAAAATCATCGCCGCACTGCCGGCCGATGAGCAAATCAGCAAGACCGAAATTGCAGGCCCCGGCTTCCTGAACTTCTTCCAGAACACCCAGGCCCTGGCCTCGCGCCTGGACGCAGCCCTGGCCGATCCAAAAATCGGCGTGCGCAAAGCCACTCCAGCCATGCGCACCGTGGTCGATATGTCGGCGCCCAACCTGGCCAAAGAGATGCACGTGGGCCACTTGCGCTCCACCATCATTGGCGACGGCGTGGCCCGCGTGCTGGAGTTCCTGGGCGACGACGTGATTCGTCAAAACCACGTAGGCGACTGGGGCACCCAGTTCGGCATGCTGATGGCCTACCTGGAAGAAAACCCGATCACCAGCGACGAGCTGAGTGACCTGGAGAACTTCTACCGCGCCGCCAAGAAACGTTTTGACGAGTCGCCGGAATTTGCCGATCGCGCCCGTAGCCTGGTGGTCAAACTCCAAGCCGGCGATCCGGACTGCCTGGCGCTGTGGACCAAGTTCAAGGACATCTCGCTGTCGCACTGCCAGAAAATCTACGAGCAGTTGAACGTAAAATTGACCATGGCCGACGTGATGGGCGAAAGCGCCTACAACGACGACCTGATCAACGTGGTTAACGACCTCAAGGCCAAAGGCATGCTGGTCGAGAGCAATGGCGCCCAGTGCGTATTCCTCGACGAGTTCAAAAATGCCGACGGCGAGCCCCTGCCGGTCATCATCGTCAAAGCAGACGGTGGCTATCTGTACGCGACAACCGACCTGGCAGCCATCCGCTATCGCAGCGGCGTATTGAAAGCTGATCGCGCCCTGTACTTCGTAGACCAGCGTCAGGCCCTGCACTTCCAGCAAGTGTTTGCCGTAGCCCGCAAGGCCGGTTTCATCACCCATCCGATGGAAATGGAGCACATGGGCTTCGGCACCATGAACGGCGCTGATGGCCGTCCATTCAAGACCCGTGATGGCGGTACGGTCAAACTGATCGACCTGCTCAACGAAGCCAAAGAGCGCGCCTACACGCTGGTCAAAGAGAAAAACCCGGAGCTGGCGGAAGACGAACTGCGCGCCATCGCCAAAGTTGTCGGGATTGGCGCCGTGAAATACGCGGACCTGTCCAAGCACCGCACCAGTGACTACAGCTTCAACTTCGACCTGATGTTGAACTTTGAAGGCAATACCGCACCTTACCTGCTGTATGCCTACACCCGTGTCGCGGGCGTATTCCGCAAGCTGGGCAAGGGCTTCGAAGAGGTGCAGGGTCAGATCGTGCTTGAAGCTGCGCAAGAGCATGAACTGGCAGCCAAGCTGGCACAGTTCGGTGAAGTGCTGAACAACGTTGCTGAAAAAGGCACCCCGCACACCCTCTGCACCTACCTGTACGAAGTAGCCGGGCTGTTCTCCAGCTTCTACGAGAACTGCCCGATCCTGAGCGCAGAAAACGAAGCGCAAAAACAAAGCCGCTTGCGCCTGGCTGCTCTGGCGGGCCGTACCCTAAAGCAAGGCCTGGAACTGCTGGGTCTGGAAACTCTGGAGCGCATGTAA